The sequence gtaatcatcaaATAAATTTAAATCCAGCAATTAGTTTTTCATGCAAATCACCTACAAAGTGCACTCCCACCACCTTGTAAGAGTAAACGAACCTGCAGGTTTGGGATCTGTCCGTAAAGAAACGGAAACAGGTTCACTTGAGCTGAGATTCTTGTAAATATAATCCACAACTTTATGCAACTCGACTTTACGGTCTTGCATCCGCCCGGCAGACTCCAGGATGACTCTCACAGAGGGCGTCTCATGGCCAGTCAACAGGACAAAGTTCGACATCCGGAATTCCTCTATCACATTATCTGCTTCTTCTTGCATCTGCAGGGATTTAAGAACTTTTAATATGCTGTTCCTATCATCATCTACTCTTGATAGTTCTCTTAAAATAATCTTTTGTAACTTAACTAAAAGATTTAATCAAAGAAGTacataatataaacaagaaagcCATACATACTAAACAGTGGCAGTGGTCTGCCGTTATCTTCCTTTTCCGCAGCCCTTGCATAATACTGACACGCTCCTTCAGGAATTTCGGTCCAATGGCACAAACCATGACAGTCACAGCTGCAGTCCCACTTCCCAGCTCTAGGGTATTAATAAGATACAATGTAatacaattattaatataatgcTATCAGCAGTAAATTCACTGTCTACAAATATGTGAATTAGTGCAAAAAATCATTTGAACATATATTCACTTTTTCTCAAATACTAGTTGAATTTACCTGCAACTAGCTGTGACACATCTCTCCGACCAGCTGCTGTTAGCTGCGTAATATCACCAATGCAGCTTGCAAACTTTTCAAGGAACAAGCTAATGCCCACTGCATATGGAACATCTTTATTAGTTTTTTCAACTAATTTGCTCCTAgaacataaaataaatagaatcatTATACAGTTCAGCAAATGCAGTATCAAACATGTCAAGAAGAAGAAATTGTTAAAGAAAATTCAGTACTCATTTGCACATTCATTTACCCAAGATCATTATTACTTACCTATGATTCAGTATAAGCTTTTCGTAAGATCCTCCCTGAGCTAAGAGTTCCTGTGTTTGCATGCGTTTCTTCCGCACATTCAGCAGAAATTGGCACATAAACTTGCAGTAGAGGGATGCATCCACAACCATCAGCGGACACAGGCTTATCTCAAACTGATGAGAAAAGTCATTCAAGCTTAAGACATGTGACATTTTCTCAAAATGCAAAAAAGTTACACTAACATCCTACCATAAAAATGAAAACTATCATCAGACACACATAATCACGAATTTCCCTTCATCCCCACCCCAAGGATGAGGATAAGCAACCAACACCAATTTCACCGGAAAAGCTCACCTTAACGCCAAACACCTCAGAGGTGACCACAATCTCGTTCAGCTCTGTCAACACCTGCTTCACGTTAGGCATATTTTTTCTCCTGGAAGTCAAACCCTTTCCACTGAGGAATGCCACTACCTCGTCAATGGGGCCGTCCAGAAGAAGGAATCCTTTGAGAGACTCAATGGAAGATCTGGCCAGGCCCATCTCTCGAAAGATCTCCCACATGTTTTCCAAGGTTATTCGATTACAGTTGTACTCCTGCAGGGATCAACCAAGTCAGTCTTAATGAAAAGATGTGACAATGGTACATCATGTACAATTGTGAGATCACTACTATCGAGCTATATAAAGTTAAAATTTGCGAAGTATGcaacaagagaaaaaagtttCCAAATCACATAATATCACCTAGCATGATAATTTTACAATGGTCTGTCAATTCTGTATCAAAAATGGGACAAAGACAATGATTTtgagttattatcaatattctcataTCAGTAAAGGCTTTCCACATCAACCTCTTTTTTAAATACTTGTCACTTAACACTTGACCATGTCACACTTTTTTACCTTCAGGAGACAAAGGACTTCAGGATGGAACTTCTCTTCAACATAACAGTGAAAGAGGATAGCATGTACTAACTCCAGATGTCCCACACGCACCAAGACATTTTCACTTCTTGACTGGATTATCTGCTGTATGATGTCATGAGCTACAAGAATGACTCTTGCTGAAGATTCAACTGAATCCTTTTTAGGGCAGGCTATGTCAAATGCACATTCATACGACTCCTTTGGGTGGATGCCTGAGACTTTAAAAGCACGCTGGACTCTGTCAATGCAATATCTTCGAATGTACTTGACCTCATTTCGTGCAAGAAAGCGAGCAAATGGGTATCTGAGCTCATACTGAGCAGAGACCAGCTCCCCCCTCCCAGACATGAGTGAGACAAGATTGTCCTTGTCATTGTAAAAGGACCCCTTGGGTACATAGAATGTTGTTGGTACCCAGATGCCCCCATGTGCTTTGAATACTGCTGTAACTAGTGAATGCAGATAATCATGCTTCCAATACTGCCAGTAGTCAGAGGTGACAGGATGTCTGACTTCAAAGGTTGCTTCTAACTCTGGCCGCGCACACGGTTTGAACACAAGGTTGAGGATTTCCTGATAGTCTGATGACCTCACATTCTTCAGTTTGTCTTCTAATGTTTGGATGAACTTCTGTTCTTCCGCTGTTGGAGGGGGTAGCAGGTGTGATTTCAAGATGTCACCAGTACTCGGCCTCTGCTGGGGATCATGCTGCAGAAGCCACTTGATCAGCTCAACAGAATTAGCATTCTTCTTCACAATAAACTCTTCTGGTATGTCAATCTCCGGCTTTCTCAGGTTGAAGAGGACCTTGGCTCTCTCCATGCCTGTGGTCAGAGGGGGGTGTGCCATCTCAAAGAATATGACCCCCAAGCTGTAGATATCAACCTTGTTGGTATAGCTCACTTTGCCTTTGGACTTGTTGACTTCCGGTGCAACGTAAAAGGTGGTGCCTATCTGGCTGGTCAAGGCACTGTCCTTTGTGTCATCTACATCCATCTTGGGGATAACTCCAGCAGTAGTCTTAGCTTTGATCGCTGCCGTCGCCAGACCAAAGTCTCCAATTTTGACATGATCGTCCATGTCAAGGAAAATGTTGCCAGGCTTTAGGTCACGGTGGATTAAACCCTGGGAGTGGATGTAGTCAAGTCCATTGACCAACTCACGAAACAGCCTCCATTTGCGGTCGCTATCCATACAAAGGTGTTCATTGATGGCTTGCCTGTTtccatgaaataataataaaaaaaagttattagtCTATGTCAAGCTTGGTAATCATTCATAAAGCCTCCTTAAAAGATGTTTAAACTGTatttagaaagaagagaaagaaaacaagtaaactgCACCATCCATAATGATTTCTTAATAAAAGAAGTTCTCTCTTCTTTAACAATCAAATCAAACAGATcacgtcatcaaaataaagacAGCACCATGATACACAAGAAATTATGTTCTCAGGTCTTCTGTTGACATCACTCAAATTAGTCCTTTTTTTTGTAGTCTCCCCAGAATTTTCAATGCATACCTCCTTTTTTACCATCAACCAGGACTTCGAGTGGTAACTGCATTAATCTCATTCCTATTTATTTGATTCATCAGCCAAACTCATACTTTCTGTTCCGAAATGGTTTAATTTTCTTTGCTGGTTACATAGTCACCCTTTTTTCTAAAAGCaaccaaaaaaatatttaatgaaaGTTATGATGATGTCTGCATATCTGATGTCGTTGCAGTTCTAAATGGCAGAATTTGTCTTCTTTCCACGTGCTCTATCGTTTATCAAAGCACATGCTGTAATCAGTTTATTTCATCCACAACTTATTTTTGCACATTACCATTAGTCTACCTCAGTTTTATCACATTCAGGGGCATTCCATATCCTTTACATCTTTTATCAATCTCTGCCATCATTCTCTGTACATCTGTTTGtgatactgctactattgctgcaAAGACTGCATAACTTGTTGTTTTTATGCTTTTACTAGTGTCTACCGATCCATAAGTATTTTACTAGAACTATGGAAAAATTAATTATATTCTTTGACAAGACTAGCGAGAGCACACAACAAACTCATTTTTCAAAAGGTGGGTCTTCaatcaaatcaaagaaacatCTAATCCTAGCCAGTTTCATACAGGTTTATGATCAATCTACTTTAACTTTTATGGTATGCAATTCCAatactttttatactttttttttctgttgcctcTATCAAAAAACTTCAAGGTAATCTAAAATACATAGTGTATCTTTTTTCCAAGCTTTCTTACTCTTGGGGTCCAATTTAAATTGATATGTTCAGCTACCTTTCCTGAAGTCAAAGTGATATTTGCGTCTATGATTTTTAATTATGAAGATGACCTTTTTTTAATCATCCCAGCCAAAATCTTTGATACATAAGACTTGTAGTTCTGCAGTCTTCACACTTCATAGCATTTTAGGAATTAGAATAAAGATGACAGCCAAGAAATTATCAAAATGTTATCCAGTTTTAGAACTTTTGCCAATGATCGCAAGGTTTCAGCATCCATAAGCATGGAAGCCTGAGGGCTTTCAACAACTCTTGCAGCCTTTCCTTCTTATTGATTTCTTACAATTTCCACTAATTCTTCCACATTTCCCCCTTTGTTTTCAACAGCATATTAAGCTGTCACCCTGAAGCTCTGTAAAATATACTCATCACAGTTTGATTGACCCTCTTTCATTGTTTTCCCTTCCTGCCTTTAAGACACCATTTTGCTCAAGGTAAATATCTCCTGTTTGAGGTCTTTACTGCTCTCATTACAGAAATTTTCATTGCTTTATCTTTTCACATAGATGTTTTATTATGTTCTCCCATTTTTTCAACTTCCTTACTTTATGCATTACTTATAGAATCTCTAATCTTATCTGCAAATGTCCCATATGTTGCATATTCTTACCACTATCTAGTCAGctgcttctttatatatatttgatacattgTCGTCTTCTGTCCTTACTTTCCGCTCTTTTCTGTTCAATGGTTTCGTTAGATATCCTTTAGATCTCTCCATTTCACTTGTCAGTCTCGGattttgtgactttttttttagctatttttgGCCTCAGAACAACAGGATTATAGTCTGAATCACAGTCTGCTTCAAGCCTTTCTTAACAACATTTGATACATTTTTGATATTAGAATACATTCAATTTGGTGTTGGATAATTCATAGCCAAATTCTGGCGTAAAAAGAAGTGCCTTTTTCCTCAATGTGTGCATGATTTCAACTTTCTAACTGTccatttaaaatcattatttgtaACAAACATGAAATTCATCATCTACCATATTATTCACAAAAAATTCTTGTTAGAATTTCTTGCTGTCCTATCTGGAGTGAGCTCTTTTTGGCTTTTGTCCGTGAACTACGGAAGTCGACCAATCTCTCCCCACACTGGTTTTTTATACCACGAGCACTACGCTTCATCAGACAAGCTACTCACAATCAGCAAAGACTTACCTAAGTGTGTTCTTCTCACAAAGTTGCATCTGGATAAACAGGTACTGTTTCTTGAACTGCCTGGAGGATGGAACAGCATCTGTCTCGTCAACATAATCAGTCTCTATCACAGAATCCTGCGAGTCCGAGAAGTCTTCATCTTTCATCTTGTCATCATCATACATGTCATCATCAGAATCTTGCAACATTGGTCTGCAATACAAGGATAGATTTGGTACTATTTTAtttgaggaaataaaaaaagttaaaaggcaACTTTCTAATCTGACTCTTCTGCTGAAATATactattaaatataaataatttgcTTATGCAACCATTCTAATTCATAAATGATACCTTACATACAAAAGCAATATCATACAAAGAAATACATGAAAACTTACATACAAAAGCAATACTCCCCAAAGTTTTACATCTATGCCCATACCATAAAAgcccaaaaataaaaatgataaaaattaaagtTACTTTATGTCAGTATAAAAAATAGCAAGAACTACAAACCCTAAGCTGCCCATCAGccagtcatcatcatcgtcatcatcgctcTCCTCTGTATCATTGGCTCGAGAATAGCTGGCATGATCTACGCCATCATAAAATATGACACTCCACTCTGACTCCTCCACTTGAGCTTAAAGAACAAAATTAAAGCAGCGATACAGTTCCTAGAAATATAGTGATAGTGTATAGATTGCTCTTCACACCACTCAATCTGTGCTTGAATAAGAGCCTTTCCATGCAACttatgtacaaaaatatttaGCACTTCAAACTAAAGAGAAACTGAAAGTAAATTCTGATACATACTGTAAGACACATTCTCAGAACAGTCCAAAATAGCTGCTTCATAACTTTCATCAATAATGCGGTACAGCAAAAGTACCATATCTGCTTTATTTTATAATGAATAAATGTAATTGTTaaccaaataacacacacaatcaTGTTTACCCTTCTGACCATTTTAACAAGGCCATCCAATGACAACTCCCACTATTTTCATACCTCAAAGACTCTTCATCACAAGCTAAATGGCACACAGTCACCTGCTGCATTAGGCACTGACCTTTCTGTTCGAGGCACTTTGCAAAGGAGCTCGAGTCCTCCGGCGTGTCAGAGGCAGAAGTAACCTGAGAGATAGTGACGTTGACTGAACTCTCCTCAGACTCTGAGGAGGAGCTGCTCTCGTCCAGCACCTTCTGGTCCTCTTCACTCTCCTGTGTGAGGCAAGAGGGAGCTGATAAAGATGGAGTCAATCAGCAAGCAGCAGAGGGAAATACAGCACACCTATCTCAAAGTCTAGGTTGGGAGAAATGTTCATTATATGGAtaataaaggaaacaaagaaaaatgtacAGCATCAAAGAAAATCCAAAGGCATTAagatgacatacatatataaaaagaaaatctgtTAGAGGAACTTAAACAATTAAATTCAGCAAAAACTTTGCCAATTATAAAAGAAATCCAACAGATAAACATTTGGATATCAAAAGTAGGATCAGAGAACTAGTAAAGCACATCAGCAAAGACATGTCATGATGAAATGATGAGATATGACCACTTCATAAAGTAAGGCCATCTCAAGTATGTTAACATGACGAATAACTTcattgtctatattatatattaattcacCCAATCTAACATCCAAGTTTACTTAGTCCATTAATTTGAAGTTCATATCTTCTTGCTTTGAATTGGAATATTAAGTCTGGGACAGACATGTACAGACCATGTGAGATGTGGCATAatatatgacaaaaaataaagaagtgaaatgaagtgagttctggtgaaaaagaaaaagaaagttaaacAAATATGGGATTACATTTGGAATATGCTGTACATTGTGGTAATGTAAAGTGTTATAAGAGAGAGCATGTGATGTGACGTAAAGTTAGACAGGCAGAAGTATAATATCAAAGCCAGCTAGAACAGCTTAGTACACTATAATCTAGTAGGCGTTCACTAACAAGGATAAACACAAACTTCTACTGAAAGAAAACTCCTCAAATTCTCCCAATTATTAAAATAACTTTTCAATGCCCCAGACAgtataattttattttgatgtatatCCATGTCAATCAAAGAACAACTTACAGTGAAAAAACATTCATATTATCACTGCTGTCATAGTCAGTGACTGATATATTATGAATAAATCACTtaatctcttttgctttcttgagATGACATTCCCAATAAGAGACAAAACTACAGTCAAAAATACACTTAACAGTAATTTTCTCTAGTCCCACTTTCACACCGGCACACAGGGCATGCAACTATCATTGAATAACTtcctacatacagacacacacaaatgcacaaacaaacacatgttaACCAAGCTATCTGTCCGTTAACTGCAAAACCCTAAAGCTATCACGCTCTAATCACTTTTGGTCCTGGTGATATTTCTCGGGAACTGCAGTGCACGACTGTTGCCCTTGAGGGATCTTCCTCTGAGTCACTGGCTGTGGGCCTTCTTTTCGTCTGTTGGAATGATGCCCAAGAAGTCATTCACCTTATTGAGGCAGCAGAACTAAGTGCTTCTGAGCAGGGATGCATAAAAGTTTCTTCACCCTTGACGAGTCATTTTTGCTTCTATGACGTGTGAAATGATAATTATCCCAATGcctcttattcctttattttgttatcttctAAGCTTGTCAACCATATTGGCTACTATACTGTCTTAGTATATgggttaataataacaatcatttttAACATTCTTTTAAATTACAGGCTTGTGAATCCTTTTTTCCATGGAAGATTATTCATTTTCCTTGTACAAGACCCATTCTATGGTagaataacaatatgatgatgaataCAGTTATCAAATATTCAACATCATAGACCTCACAGGGGGTGATCTTTCccataatcattaccaatattaagTATATCTCATTATTCATACTGAAAAGTAAATTGCTAAATCATTATGACTCATGTGCATTGAAATATCCTGTATCTTCAGTTGCTGTGCATAGTTGTCAACGTTAATGAAGTAAATatgcacaaacaacaaaaatcatattcCTTATATCCATTTCTCACCAAATTCACCTAGaacctttttgttttttgtttttttctagtgTATTCGAAGCAACTACTGTCAAGTTTAAATAATTAGTACATTACCAAATGAAAGATTCCAGAAACTAGATACAAGACTGGATTAGATAAATCATTCTATCAACTCATGCTATCTAATCCTAAATGAAAGTTATTTATCAAAGATCTAAATTTACTATATCTACACCTTACTTTAAAGTCAATAACTTGATGATAGACAaagtatatattacacatattgcATTACTCTCTCTATACATTACGTAAATAAAATTTACCATAATTGTAAAGACATATAGCAAAAAACAAGTATTTAAAAATCATGCTAATCAAAATAAATCTTCAAAATAATAAAGGGCATAAATAAGATTGAAAAAAGAAATCACTTCCACAAAGAGACTCACATGCCAAGTTTATAAACAGAATTAAAAATCCGTTTTCAGAAAGTTGTTTTGTTtctccatctgtttctctcttcctctccctctttttctcctctataaaaaaaatatctaatgcAGTCATGTACCACTCAAAATTTAATTTCTATGAAGCAATTATGCAAATCTGACATTGTGAAACCAACATATTATATAGTTATAACAGAATACTGTAGTATTCTAGTAAATACTAAATAGCTTCATTTCCAAGCCATTTGGTACTtcatggtaatattattattatcattattattatcaaaaaaaagaaacagaaaaaaaagaaagaaagaaaaaaggaatgatatGGTAGAACATTCAAGCGACCTTAGGCCCACAAAATCTGATAATTTATGCCACAGATGTGCAATCATTCAGACATTACTCAAATAGACATTATATGGTGCATAACTGTATACCTCTGCTCTGTCGCAGACATGAAGCAAAAGACATAGATTTACGTGTATTTCTTCTGTGTACAAACTTGGCATGTCCTCACTTCCTACAGTCCATGAGAGCAAGTCCCCACAAATGAAtaacaagtgaaaaaaataaaaaatagaatcagcATGCCAACCTGCACAAGATCCTCAATCCAGGAAGTGTAGTACCGTACAACATTTTCATGGTTGAGCGATGAGAGGAGCTTAACTTCTCTGATGATCTTCTTGCGCACCGAGTCGCTCTGTTCATGGAGGGGGATCCTTTTCACGGCATACTCGCGGTCATCAACTGTATTTCGGACCTGAGGGAACGAGAGGGGGACAAAGAATGACCAAAATTCTTTTCTGTATAGTTAGATCTAATACTGCACTAGTAATTTGGTTTTCTTCCAGGAACTTATATAACAGAATGGGAAATATAGACTGGTTTTGAACTACTTTTGGGTCTGGCTTCTCGTTTTCCAATACTCTGCTTACTCCAATATAAGGTGCAGATTAGCAGTATAGTATGTCAACATTGAAAATCACAGTATAGTGTGATTCAATACCTGTACCATCAACACttgaaaacaaataatgaaatctAAAAGAAAATTAACTATTAGCATATATGATTGGCTTCATGATGCTAGTGTTCTCTTCTTTTAACTTTCAGCTTCCTTTTCAACTGCAAAAAGCACAACAAATGCCAAAAGGGTCCCAGACTTTGCCTTTGCTATTCTCTTTGTTGTTTACTTTAGGTCAAATAAGAAATCAAGGTGGAATGCTATCATCTTCGAGTCATTTTTACTTAAATAACTCTTCACAACTTGATGGCACCTGTCCCCTGGCTGGAATTTCGTTAACCTCTATTACAGATCAGGCAAAGCTCCTAGACGGTCAGACAACCTCACCTTGAACACATGTCCGAAGCCCCCTTTCCCTAAGAACTCGAGGATCTTATACTCTTTCTCAATTCGCAAGCCGAGACTCCCTGTCTTGAGGTtctgtgggaggagggagggttccGAGGACAGTTCCAGGCCCTCTCTtgagctttcttcttcttcttccattcctctttctaaGTATATTCCTGATGTTGCCTGTCAAATAGATTTCCACAGGTTACTTTCTTACAAAAATAATCAGGTGTAGCTGTAGACTTAGCAAAATGACGTgagacattacctacctattcatttatatatatatatatatatatatatatatatatatatatatatatatatatatatatatatatgtatgtatgttatgtatatatatttatatattaatatatatatatatatatctatatatatatatatacatacatatatattatatatatatacatatatatacatatatataaaaaaataaataaatatatacatacatatatatatatatatatatatatatatatatatatatatatatatatatatatatatatatatatatatatatatacatacatatatatatatatatatatatatatatatatatatatatatatatatatatatatatacatacatatatattatatatatatatatatatatatatatatatatatatatatatatatatatgtatatatacatatatatatatacatatatacatatatatatatacatatatatatatacatatatatatatacatatatatatatatatatatatatatatatatatatatatatgtatatatatacgtatatatatatacatatatatatatataatatatatatataatatatatatatataatatatatatatatatatatatatatatatataatgtatatatatatatatgtatatatatatatatatatataatatatatatatattatatatatatataatatatatatatatatatatatataatatatttaatatatataatatatataatatatatatgtatttatataatatataatatatatatatatgtatatatatgaactatatatatatatatatatatatatatatatatatatatatatatatataatatatgtgtatatatatatatatatatatatatatatatatatatatatatatatatatacatatacatatacatatacatatattacatatatatatatatatatatataaatgtatatataaatatatatataaatgtatatatatatatatataatatatatatatatataatatatatatataatatatatatataatgtatatatatatatatgtatatatatatatatgtattatatatatatattatatatatataattataatatatatatatatatatatatatatatatatataatatatgtatatgtatataatatatatatatataatctatatatatatatataatatatatatatatatatatatatatatatatatatatatatatatatattataaatatatatatatatatatatatatatatatatatatatatatatataaatatatatatatatatatatatatatatatatatatatatatatatatatatatatatatatatatatatataatacatatataaataatatatacacacatatatataatatatacatatatatatatatatatataatatatatatatatataatatatatatataatatatatatatataatatatacatatatatatataatatatacatatatatatatatatataatatatatatatatataatatatatatataatatatatatatatatatatatatatatatatatatatatatatacatgcacatacacacacgcgcacatacatttatatacatatttacatatatatttacctataaaaacacatatatattcacttatacatatatatctacttatacgtacatatatatacatatataaataaatgcaaaagcTTACAAACACTGCTTTAAACATACTcttttattgtcactatcatctccctctttctcttgaacCTGAATAAAGGGGTGACTAAGCAGCTTCTCGGCTGTCCACCGTTCTTGCTCATTCAGGGCCAAACACTTCTGCATGAAATTCCTGAAGTCAGCGCTCAGACTTGCGGGTAACGTTGGCACAATCTGTTGGAGAAGATACGCCTGCTGTTTCAACAATTTCCAAACTCGGACAATGGTGAAAGCAATCATAGTTTATCACCgacctttaatttctttttgtcttctttggtCTCCCTTAGTCAAGTATttccacacataaatacaaactgtTTTTACTGAAGAAGCCATTGTGTATCAATATGTTAGTGAACAATAAAGTCTTAAATTGAAAGGGTTTCCACAACTTCGAGCACAAAATTGAAATAATCCCAAAATTCTAAATAGATCCTCCCACAAAGATGGCTTTATCAGTGATAAGGAAGCATCATCTGTCTATTCCTATTACTAATGAATGATCATTTATTCTAAATTCTAAAATTCTAAATAGAACCTCTCACAAAGATAGCTTTATCAGTGATAAGAAAGCATCACCTGCCTATTCCTATTACTAATGAATGAGCATTTATTGTAATaagtctaaaataataataagaacaacaacaccaaGAAAAAGAACAGGTACAATGAGTAAGAAAAGtggttgtggtaatgatgatgataactaaaatcATAAAGCTGAAAGAGCTGACACAAATAAAATGATTTAACTCCTTAAAGTACAATATGAAAAAGTTCTAGGTGTGCTTGAAGACTTTCAATGATGGAGAAATCACTGAAGCAGCTGGATCAAATAAAATTCCTGTAATCTGTTTTACAAGGCAATGAATCATAGCAAAAATACTGGGAAACCTATATTTTTCAATCATAAATCAAACATGGTGGGTCTTTTAACTACTGGATAGGTTCAATAATAGATGAATCACCAACAAGTGATAGTGAAAAAGTAAGAGTTGAATCAAATTCTATGCCTCACCTAGTTCAGTTCAGAATGTTCATATATCATGTAACTTATTAGGTATTCTCTGTGATCTGGACATGAATCTGTCACCAATGTCTTCTAAATATAATTTATCCACCATCAATAAAAGTACATACCATTTCAATACAATAAGTTTTGTaaattttgttattcattaaGTTCATCTCTTGTCATTGGTAAATAAGCAAGAGTGCATGAATAAGTTCACAATAAAATTTCCTGCTTTGTGTAGGTAGGAGAAATCATTTAATGCACTATGACAACAACTATACAATCTTTTCAAATGTTGCCCATTTTCCCTATgcaatgaaatgtaaaaaaaaataataataataataataataattctggacTTCATTATTCCCTGCACTCCATTACCAGTAATCAATGAAATACTTGCCAAA is a genomic window of Penaeus vannamei isolate JL-2024 chromosome 14, ASM4276789v1, whole genome shotgun sequence containing:
- the Gcn2 gene encoding eIF-2-alpha kinase GCN2 isoform X2; the protein is MEDSLLEIVKGEVDLMRSAYCEEFTDLREQDVWDVYRAPDVRVRLGPHHSQGGTLHDHVWVVLRIKTTDSYPHKAAEVEIEKCDGLAKDKVQKLSVLLKKKASSLAKKGTVVMMELCQMTESYLGEHARPYKESIYEEMVAGQEARRQASVEAEKEIMRQKEKKEEEQRTVMREEVARVKEELKQEERKRKEQRYWPFNSEAGGEKGHAGELADSPNHGKLKHRSISECSSESGSGENQGSNVMRFPLGGKQECLVIVGKCIWERKNQGCYLYEARDKVTSERSVIYEWWINSKRTGRKGNYVKIGQENQVEELVSKFSAQEKEMSSLLRLSHDNLVGYLGMKINCRQIEGVDVYILQEYVQGMSMKYYIHHQIPLNEASLRHITEGTLKALNYLHQNNVVHRDLRDSSIYLDNQSHLVRVADYGVERRIVEAVLEFKNIEVPPLYPQSPGRGGKKGDIYRLGLVILSIHQGRRVQEIVPTLPASLSADFRNFMQKCLALNEQERWTAEKLLSHPFIQVQEKEGDDSDNKRATSGIYLERGMEEEEESSREGLELSSEPSLLPQNLKTGSLGLRIEKEYKILEFLGKGGFGHVFKVRNTVDDREYAVKRIPLHEQSDSVRKKIIREVKLLSSLNHENVVRYYTSWIEDLVQESEEDQKVLDESSSSSESEESSVNVTISQVTSASDTPEDSSSFAKCLEQKAQVEESEWSVIFYDGVDHASYSRANDTEESDDDDDDDWLMGSLGPMLQDSDDDMYDDDKMKDEDFSDSQDSVIETDYVDETDAVPSSRQFKKQYLFIQMQLCEKNTLRQAINEHLCMDSDRKWRLFRELVNGLDYIHSQGLIHRDLKPGNIFLDMDDHVKIGDFGLATAAIKAKTTAGVIPKMDVDDTKDSALTSQIGTTFYVAPEVNKSKGKVSYTNKVDIYSLGVIFFEMAHPPLTTGMERAKVLFNLRKPEIDIPEEFIVKKNANSVELIKWLLQHDPQQRPSTGDILKSHLLPPPTAEEQKFIQTLEDKLKNVRSSDYQEILNLVFKPCARPELEATFEVRHPVTSDYWQYWKHDYLHSLVTAVFKAHGGIWVPTTFYVPKGSFYNDKDNLVSLMSGRGELVSAQYELRYPFARFLARNEVKYIRRYCIDRVQRAFKVSGIHPKESYECAFDIACPKKDSVESSARVILVAHDIIQQIIQSRSENVLVRVGHLELVHAILFHCYVEEKFHPEVLCLLKEYNCNRITLENMWEIFREMGLARSSIESLKGFLLLDGPIDEVVAFLSGKGLTSRRKNMPNVKQVLTELNEIVVTSEVFGVKFEISLCPLMVVDASLYCKFMCQFLLNVRKKRMQTQELLAQGGSYEKLILNHRSKLVEKTNKDVPYAVGISLFLEKFASCIGDITQLTAAGRRDVSQLVAELGSGTAAVTVMVCAIGPKFLKERVSIMQGLRKRKITADHCHCLMQEEADNVIEEFRMSNFVLLTGHETPSVRVILESAGRMQDRKVELHKVVDYIYKNLSSSEPVSVSLRTDPKPAGINNYDEDQLKISYFTRRHSKNKDASKKDEQITREVRAASARWPDIAPKTQIEVWAVELERKPLHALGSLDIESVKYFNEAVSDIKNMFPEHKDHLEEICKQLQPRIFQKKKADRSCLVLYSLSCAALKRIL